The Desulfobacterales bacterium genomic sequence TTCAAAGGCCCGTCCATGGCCTTGTATGAAAATCAATGGATTTCCCTGGCAGATCTGATCGGCACCTATCCGGAAGATATCCTGGGGAAGGATGTTGCCGCCAGATTTGATAATCAGATACCCTATCTGCTTAAAATTCTCGCGGCTGAATCGCCGCTGTCGATCCAGGCGCATCCGAGTCCGGATCAGGCAAGGCAGGGGTTTGAGGCAGAAAATCGACTGAACATCCCGTTAGATGCACCATTCAGAAATTACAAGGATGCCAGTCACAAGCCGGAATGTATCTGTGCACTGGAACCGTTCTGGGCATTATGCGGGTTTCGTCCAATATCGGATATCCTGAGGGGATTTAAAAAAATATGTCCTGAATCACTGAAACGCCAATGCCACGGTCTGAGTCTGCGCCCGGACGCCACCGGTCTCAAACATTTTTTTTATACTCTGATGACAATGGAGCAGGCGCAAAAGGATCGGGTGATTCAGGAAGCGGTCTCATGCGCATCGGCGGCAGCAGGCGATGATCCGGCATATCAGTGGATAAAGAATCTGTATGCGGCATATCCGTCGGATATCGGCATTTTATCACCGGCGCTGTTGAATCTGGTATGCCTGAATCCGGGTGAAGCCCTGTTTTTGTCTGCCGGATGTCTTCATGCCTACCTCAAAGGTGTGGGAATCGAATTGATGGCCAACTCCGATAATGTGCTCCGGGGAGGATTGACCCCTAAACACATTGACGTGTCCGAGTTGCTCGATGTGCTCCGGTTTGATGAATCCGGAATTGATATTCTTTACCCCGTTTCCGTCCGAACCGCCGAAATGATTTATCCTGTCAGGGCGGAAGAATTTGTTCTGTCGATCATAACCGTATCCGCCGGGACAGAATATGTCAGCCCGCGGCATCGAAGCATTGAAATCATGATCTGTACCAGCGGCAGTTCAATGCTGTCGGATTCTTCCGGAAAGCGCATCCGGATGGAAAAAGGCTGCTCGGCCATGATTCCGGCTGCCGTTGAATACTACCAGTTGAAAGGCAACGCGGTAATTTATAAAGCCGGGGTAATGATCTGACGAGGCCGCCCGATCATCCCCCTTGCTTCAAACGAAGTGTCCTTCCAGCGGCAGAGCGCCTCAGTCCGCCCGCAGGGCACTGATTTAAATCACCGATGCTAATCGGGTGCTGACTTCATCCCAGTCAATGATTTCAAAAAAATTTTGAATATAGTCCTGCCGCTGATTCTGATATTTCAGATAATACGCATGTTCCCATACATCACAGACCATCAGGGGGTATACGCCCCATATCGAAAGATTCTGATGCTTTTCAGCCTGCAGGATGACCAGCTGTTTCATATGGGGCTGATACGCCAGAATCGCCCAGCCGCTTCCCTCCACTGATGCAGCTGCCGATGTAAATTGAAGCCGAAAACTGTCAAATCCATTGAAGTTCTTTGTGATCATGGCGAGCAGAATTCCATCCGGCTTTGTTTTGACGGGTGACATATTCGTCCAGTACAAACTGTGCAGGATATGGCCCGAGCCGTGAAAGGCAAGCTCCCGGGTCCAGTGTTTTATCAACTTGAATTCGTTGGATGCCCGGGCTTCGGCCAATTGCTTTAACGCTTCATTTAATCCTTTGACGTAGCCGGCATGATGCTTGTCGTGGTGAATGGACATCGTTTTCATGTCGATATGGGGTTCCAGCGCATCGTACGAATACGGAAGTGGC encodes the following:
- the manA gene encoding mannose-6-phosphate isomerase, class I, coding for MNTITLLKNTIQEYAWGSKTAIPALLGLKTPSGSPLAELWMGAHFKGPSMALYENQWISLADLIGTYPEDILGKDVAARFDNQIPYLLKILAAESPLSIQAHPSPDQARQGFEAENRLNIPLDAPFRNYKDASHKPECICALEPFWALCGFRPISDILRGFKKICPESLKRQCHGLSLRPDATGLKHFFYTLMTMEQAQKDRVIQEAVSCASAAAGDDPAYQWIKNLYAAYPSDIGILSPALLNLVCLNPGEALFLSAGCLHAYLKGVGIELMANSDNVLRGGLTPKHIDVSELLDVLRFDESGIDILYPVSVRTAEMIYPVRAEEFVLSIITVSAGTEYVSPRHRSIEIMICTSGSSMLSDSSGKRIRMEKGCSAMIPAAVEYYQLKGNAVIYKAGVMI
- a CDS encoding superoxide dismutase produces the protein MEHACTRRQLITGFGLTAMAVGVNHFSGTAICLASSKTGGDSSTGATFQLPPLPYSYDALEPHIDMKTMSIHHDKHHAGYVKGLNEALKQLAEARASNEFKLIKHWTRELAFHGSGHILHSLYWTNMSPVKTKPDGILLAMITKNFNGFDSFRLQFTSAAASVEGSGWAILAYQPHMKQLVILQAEKHQNLSIWGVYPLMVCDVWEHAYYLKYQNQRQDYIQNFFEIIDWDEVSTRLASVI